The Sorangiineae bacterium MSr11954 DNA segment TGCTCGAAACCGTATCTCCTCCTTGACCGCCGCCGCCAGCACGTGGAGCGCGGCTGCGCTCGTGAGCTGCGCGCTCGCGGGCGCGTGCGGCGGAGGCTCGCGCGCACCGGTGGGCGTGTCGACCGCCGCGCCCGGCGGACCTTCCACGACCGTGGCGCGTGACGCGGGCGCGGCGCGCGGACCCGAGGGCATCCCCTCGGATTTTCGAACGAACTTAACGAAGATCAACCGGGCGCGCTTCGTCTCGAATGGTCACGCCGGAGGTCGCTACGAGGTCGACGTGTACGCCAACCCCGCCGGAAAGAACGCCGCGCTCTCCGCGAGCGGCGACATCCCGGTCGGGGCGCGCCTCGTCAAGGAGCACTTCGAGCGTGTGGGCGATGGTGTCCAGCCCGGCCCCGTCATGATGATGGAAAAGATGGAGCGAGGGTTCGACCCCGATCACGGTGACTGGGCGTACGTGGTGGTCAACTCGGCCGGCGCCCAGGTTCAGAACGGGCGGGTCGAGGCCTGCGCCGGGTGCCATGACGATGCCCCGCACGACCACGTTTTTCGCGTCAGCGAATGAGATCTCTCGCAAACTGAAAAAAGTCTGAACGGTCGCCCGGGGTGCGGGCACGTATGGGGCAAAACCGGCGCGATGAAGGTCGCGCGCGACGGCGGCAGGCTCGTTTCGAGTGCTCCCGCAGGT contains these protein-coding regions:
- a CDS encoding cytochrome P460 family protein, which translates into the protein MTAAASTWSAAALVSCALAGACGGGSRAPVGVSTAAPGGPSTTVARDAGAARGPEGIPSDFRTNLTKINRARFVSNGHAGGRYEVDVYANPAGKNAALSASGDIPVGARLVKEHFERVGDGVQPGPVMMMEKMERGFDPDHGDWAYVVVNSAGAQVQNGRVEACAGCHDDAPHDHVFRVSE